One Neodiprion pinetum isolate iyNeoPine1 chromosome 1, iyNeoPine1.2, whole genome shotgun sequence genomic window carries:
- the LOC124224997 gene encoding uncharacterized protein isoform X1 translates to MRVTDRTVLLIAALTIAVPVIGTVIELPTDYNRSSPWTELIELGVANYTETDCARTCVAGELPRVCLFTFVMEFYAAMGTACGNCSNGVLEDCYRSQCIPADGTEREVMSINRKIPGPAIHVCKNDLIVVNVINRMAGADVTLHWHGFRQKHSQWMDGVPYVTQCPVGGTSFRYIFPAEDDGTFFYHGHVGTHRTNGHYGALVVHAPKSEEPWSENLYSYDSVNHTIVSSDWMHETAEMFFPGLPSRQPGITPTTILINGLGRYYDGEADVDLVNASIPLATFHVQKNFQYRFRIINANSHVCPFITQVQNHSLMLIATDGKPIEPVTVDSLIHYPGERYDFVLIPLVNVTERDAFWIHFRALGLCESIKLDQYGVLSYDTTDDELGILPTRSRPTLSNPLPMGIVVNDPNTTCGANASRLCVTDFRSVGYDDADEVRRILTAKPDVNLIIPFGFHSFDVDTFHEDGSYHPFMNLGGENILSAWMNNISFTFPSSPILSSYNSYKSHGGYCDKDNLPANCLGNDDNATFTPYCECTQVVVLQQNDIVQMTLIDNVGISSLNHPIHLHGFSFYVMDIHQNLTRDQMFTVSEVEEFLSTWEFEESDEASSTNMTVPPLKDTISVPSNGIVIVRFKADNPGSWLMHCHFEWHMSVGMMMVFKVTGTVSSRPPGFPKCGNFDLLDESTAAAVQRNKCINRKPKIRSSTAPNHGKMTGV, encoded by the exons ATGCGTGTCACAGACAGGACTGTGCTTTTAATCGCAGCGTTAACAATCGCTGTGCCTGTCATAGGCACAGTAATCG AATTACCGACGGATTACAATCGATCTTCCCCATGGACTGAGCTGATCGAACTAGGTGTCGCAAATTACACTGAAACGGACTGTGCTCGGACCTGCGTTGCCGGGGAATTACCGCGAGTGTGTCTTTTCACATTCGTTATGGAGTTCTACGCAGCAATGGGGAC AGCCTGCGGGAATTGCTCCAATGGTGTTCTGGAGGATTGTTACCGGTCGCAGTGCATCCCAGCCGATGGAACCGAGCGAGAAGTGATGTCCATAAACCGCAAGATCCCTGGACCAGCGATTCACGTCTGTAAAAATGACCTGATCGTGGTCAACGTGATAAACAGAATGGCCGGCGCGGACGTCACCCTCCACTGGCACGGCTTCCGGCAGAAGCACAGTCAGTGGATGGACGGGGTTCCTTACGTAACCCAATGTCCCGTCGGAGGCACGAGTTTCAGATACATATTCCCAGCGGAG GATGACGGCACGTTTTTCTATCACGGCCACGTAGGCACGCACAGGACTAACGGGCATTACGGTGCGTTAGTTGTTCACGCACCGAAATCCGAAGAGCCCTGGTCGGAAAATCTTTACTCGTATGATTCCGTGAATCACACAATCGTGTCTTCCGATTGGATGCACGAAACTGCAGAGATGTTCTTTCCCGGTCTGCCGAGCAGACAGCCCGGAATCACACCTACCACTATTTTAATCAACGGTTTGGGAAGATACTACGACGGTGAGGCAGACGTAGACCTCGTCAACGCTTCAATTCCATTGGCAACTTTTCATGTCCAGAAGAACTTCCAATACAG GTTCCGCATCATCAACGCTAACAGTCACGTTTGCCCGTTCATTACTCAGGTACAAAATCACTCCTTAATGTTGATAGCCACCGACGGCAAGCCGATTGAACCAGTCACAGTTGATTCCCTCATACACTATCCTGGTGAACGATACGACTTTGTGCTGATACCACTTGTAAACGTTACGGAAAGAGATGCGTTCTGGATACACTTTCGCGCTCTAGGGTTGTGCGAATCTATTAAGCTGGATCAGTACGGCGTTCTCTCGTATGACACCACTGACGACGAGTTAG GAATACTGCCAACGCGAAGTCGACCAACTTTATCGAATCCTCTGCCGATGGGGATAGTCGTTAATGACCCAAACACGACATGTGGCGCAAATGCGAGTCGCCTTTGCGTCACTGATTTCAGATCCGTCGGGTACGACGATGCCGATGAAGTTAGAAGAATTTTGACGGCGAAGCCAGACGTCAATTTGATCATCCCATTTGGTTTTCATTCTTTTGATGTCGATACGTTCCACGAAGATGGAAGTTACCATCCATTCATGA ATCTCGGAGGAGAGAATATTTTATCGGCTTGGATGAACAATATATCTTTCACGTTTCCGAGCAGTCCAATTCTATCGTCGTACAATTCTTACAAGTCTCACGGCGGCTACTGTGACAAAGACAACTTGCCAGCCAATTGTCTGGGGAACGATGACAATGCCACGTTCACTCCTTACTGTGAATGTACCCAAGTTGTAGTTCTGCAACAAAATGACATCGTTCAGATGACTCTTATAGACAACGTCG GAATCTCTAGTCTCAATCATCCGATACATTTGCACGGTTTTTCTTTCTACGTGATGGATATACATCAAAACTTGACGAGAGACCAAATGTTCACTGTAAGTGAGGTGGAAGAATTCCTCAGTACATGGGAGTTCGAAGAATCTGACGAAGCTTCGTCGACGAATATGACTGTGCCACCACTAAAAGACACCATCAGCGTACCCAGCAATGGAATTGTCATCGTGCGATTTAAGGCTGACAATCCTGGATCTTGGTTGATGCATTGTCACTTTGAGTGGCACATGTCCGTGGGCATGATGATGGTCTTCAAAGTCACGGGAACGGTTTCTTCACGGCCTCCAGGCTTTCCGAAATGCGGCAATTTTGATCTGTTGGACGAAAGCACCGCAGCTGCG GTCCAACGGAATAAATGCAT
- the LOC124224997 gene encoding uncharacterized protein isoform X2, with product MRVTDRTVLLIAALTIAVPVIGTVIELPTDYNRSSPWTELIELGVANYTETDCARTCVAGELPRVCLFTFVMEFYAAMGTACGNCSNGVLEDCYRSQCIPADGTEREVMSINRKIPGPAIHVCKNDLIVVNVINRMAGADVTLHWHGFRQKHSQWMDGVPYVTQCPVGGTSFRYIFPAEDDGTFFYHGHVGTHRTNGHYGALVVHAPKSEEPWSENLYSYDSVNHTIVSSDWMHETAEMFFPGLPSRQPGITPTTILINGLGRYYDGEADVDLVNASIPLATFHVQKNFQYRFRIINANSHVCPFITQVQNHSLMLIATDGKPIEPVTVDSLIHYPGERYDFVLIPLVNVTERDAFWIHFRALGLCESIKLDQYGVLSYDTTDDELGILPTRSRPTLSNPLPMGIVVNDPNTTCGANASRLCVTDFRSVGYDDADEVRRILTAKPDVNLIIPFGFHSFDVDTFHEDGSYHPFMNLGGENILSAWMNNISFTFPSSPILSSYNSYKSHGGYCDKDNLPANCLGNDDNATFTPYCECTQVVVLQQNDIVQMTLIDNVGISSLNHPIHLHGFSFYVMDIHQNLTRDQMFTVSEVEEFLSTWEFEESDEASSTNMTVPPLKDTISVPSNGIVIVRFKADNPGSWLMHCHFEWHMSVGMMMVFKVTGTVSSRPPGFPKCGNFDLLDESTAAA from the exons ATGCGTGTCACAGACAGGACTGTGCTTTTAATCGCAGCGTTAACAATCGCTGTGCCTGTCATAGGCACAGTAATCG AATTACCGACGGATTACAATCGATCTTCCCCATGGACTGAGCTGATCGAACTAGGTGTCGCAAATTACACTGAAACGGACTGTGCTCGGACCTGCGTTGCCGGGGAATTACCGCGAGTGTGTCTTTTCACATTCGTTATGGAGTTCTACGCAGCAATGGGGAC AGCCTGCGGGAATTGCTCCAATGGTGTTCTGGAGGATTGTTACCGGTCGCAGTGCATCCCAGCCGATGGAACCGAGCGAGAAGTGATGTCCATAAACCGCAAGATCCCTGGACCAGCGATTCACGTCTGTAAAAATGACCTGATCGTGGTCAACGTGATAAACAGAATGGCCGGCGCGGACGTCACCCTCCACTGGCACGGCTTCCGGCAGAAGCACAGTCAGTGGATGGACGGGGTTCCTTACGTAACCCAATGTCCCGTCGGAGGCACGAGTTTCAGATACATATTCCCAGCGGAG GATGACGGCACGTTTTTCTATCACGGCCACGTAGGCACGCACAGGACTAACGGGCATTACGGTGCGTTAGTTGTTCACGCACCGAAATCCGAAGAGCCCTGGTCGGAAAATCTTTACTCGTATGATTCCGTGAATCACACAATCGTGTCTTCCGATTGGATGCACGAAACTGCAGAGATGTTCTTTCCCGGTCTGCCGAGCAGACAGCCCGGAATCACACCTACCACTATTTTAATCAACGGTTTGGGAAGATACTACGACGGTGAGGCAGACGTAGACCTCGTCAACGCTTCAATTCCATTGGCAACTTTTCATGTCCAGAAGAACTTCCAATACAG GTTCCGCATCATCAACGCTAACAGTCACGTTTGCCCGTTCATTACTCAGGTACAAAATCACTCCTTAATGTTGATAGCCACCGACGGCAAGCCGATTGAACCAGTCACAGTTGATTCCCTCATACACTATCCTGGTGAACGATACGACTTTGTGCTGATACCACTTGTAAACGTTACGGAAAGAGATGCGTTCTGGATACACTTTCGCGCTCTAGGGTTGTGCGAATCTATTAAGCTGGATCAGTACGGCGTTCTCTCGTATGACACCACTGACGACGAGTTAG GAATACTGCCAACGCGAAGTCGACCAACTTTATCGAATCCTCTGCCGATGGGGATAGTCGTTAATGACCCAAACACGACATGTGGCGCAAATGCGAGTCGCCTTTGCGTCACTGATTTCAGATCCGTCGGGTACGACGATGCCGATGAAGTTAGAAGAATTTTGACGGCGAAGCCAGACGTCAATTTGATCATCCCATTTGGTTTTCATTCTTTTGATGTCGATACGTTCCACGAAGATGGAAGTTACCATCCATTCATGA ATCTCGGAGGAGAGAATATTTTATCGGCTTGGATGAACAATATATCTTTCACGTTTCCGAGCAGTCCAATTCTATCGTCGTACAATTCTTACAAGTCTCACGGCGGCTACTGTGACAAAGACAACTTGCCAGCCAATTGTCTGGGGAACGATGACAATGCCACGTTCACTCCTTACTGTGAATGTACCCAAGTTGTAGTTCTGCAACAAAATGACATCGTTCAGATGACTCTTATAGACAACGTCG GAATCTCTAGTCTCAATCATCCGATACATTTGCACGGTTTTTCTTTCTACGTGATGGATATACATCAAAACTTGACGAGAGACCAAATGTTCACTGTAAGTGAGGTGGAAGAATTCCTCAGTACATGGGAGTTCGAAGAATCTGACGAAGCTTCGTCGACGAATATGACTGTGCCACCACTAAAAGACACCATCAGCGTACCCAGCAATGGAATTGTCATCGTGCGATTTAAGGCTGACAATCCTGGATCTTGGTTGATGCATTGTCACTTTGAGTGGCACATGTCCGTGGGCATGATGATGGTCTTCAAAGTCACGGGAACGGTTTCTTCACGGCCTCCAGGCTTTCCGAAATGCGGCAATTTTGATCTGTTGGACGAAAGCACCGCAGCTGCG TAG
- the LOC124224844 gene encoding uncharacterized protein: MCSYSQNLLLFAALIIRGSPIFGTIIELPDDYDRTSPWSELTELGVENLTETDCLRTCAVGQLPRVCLYTFVLDFYAAMGTACRNCSDGVLEDCYLPQCIPADGVQRGMMSVNRQLPGPPINVCKNDLIVVNVKNQMPGTGSTIHWHGILQKNSPWMDGVPYVTQCPVGESTFSYVFPAEEAGTYFWHSHSGLHRTHGHYGALVIREPRVDEPWSNDIYDFDLPEHTIVLSDWMHETAEMFYPGLPSREPGTEPTTVLVNGFGWYLNATTNEDSVNSSFPLATFHVSRNSSYRFRIINSVSHVCGYQIQIQNHNLTLIATDGTPIVPITVDTIVCYPGERYDFVINTSNTSLDEDGFWIYITGLGRCKDFGIFQYAILSYGTNNTELGIIPNITRPTPDDPLNITTVLNYPNTTCGESSDYLCITDLRSIGNDTEAGNSSVWTAEPDVRLVVPVGFHYFDIDDFHRKGSYEKYENLYDSRIRASIMSNITFTFP, from the exons ATGTGTTCCTACAGCCAGAATTTACTTCTGTTCGCTGCTTTGATAATCCGTGGCTCACCAATTTTTGGAACAATTATTG AATTACCGGACGACTACGATCGTACGTCACCATGGAGTGAACTGACTGAGCTCGGTGTTGAAAATCTCACGGAAACAGATTGTCTTCGTACATGCGCTGTCGGGCAATTGCCACGAGTCTGTCTATACACTTTTGTTCTAGACTTCTATGCGGCGATGGGAAC CGCCTGCAGAAATTGTAGCGATGGTGTCTTGGAGGACTGTTATCTGCCGCAGTGCATCCCAGCCGATGGAGTTCAGCGAGGAATGATGTCCGTCAACCGGCAGCTTCCCGGACCCCCGATTAACGTCTGCAAAAATGACCTAATCGTAGTaaacgtgaaaaatcaaatgccCGGTACAGGATCTACAATCCATTGGCACGGGATTCTGCAGAAGAACAGTCCGTGGATGGACGGAGTTCCTTACGTAACCCAGTGTCCTGTCGGAGAATCGACTTTTAGCTACGTATTTCCAGCTGAA GAAGCTGGCACGTATTTCTGGCACTCTCATTCTGGACTGCACAGAACTCACGGACATTACGGCGCGTTAGTTATTCGCGAACCGCGTGTTGACGAACCCTGGTCCAATGATATCTACGACTTTGACCTGCCCGAGCATACGATTGTACTTTCCGATTGGATGCACGAAACCGCAGAAATGTTTTACCCCGGTCTACCCAGCAGAGAACCAGGAACTGAACCAACTACTGTGTTGGTTAACGGTTTTGGATGGTACCTCAATGCAACTACGAACGAAGATTCTGTCAACTCGTCATTTCCTCTGGCAACTTTTCACGTATCAAGGAATTCGAGCTACAG ATTCCGGATTATTAACTCAGTCAGCCATGTGTGTGGGtaccaaattcaaattcagaaTCATAATTTGACTCTGATCGCCACTGACGGGACGCCGATCGTGCCGATCACTGTCGATACCATCGTCTGCTACCCTGGTGAAAGATACGATTTCGTGATCAACACGAGTAACACTTCGCTTGATGAGGATGGATTCTGGATATACATTACTGGCTTGGGAAGATGCAAGGATTTTGGCATCTTTCAGTACGCCATTCTATCCTATGGCACAAATAACACAGAATTAG GGATTATTCCAAACATAACTCGACCAACACCAGACGACCCTCTGAACATCACGACGGTTTTGAATTATCCGAATACGACGTGTGGTGAGAGCTCGGACTATCTCTGCATCACCGATCTGAGATCAATTGGAAACGATACAGAGGCAGGGAACTCAAGTGTTTGGACGGCAGAACCAGATGTCCGACTCGTTGTTCCAGTTGGTTTTCACTATTTTGACATTGACGATTTTCACCGAAAGGGAAGTtacgaaaaatatgaaa ACCTATACGACAGCCGTATTCGAGCGAGCATAATGAGCAATATAACTTTCACGTTTCCTTGA